From a region of the Mycoplasma miroungigenitalium genome:
- the plsX gene encoding phosphate acyltransferase PlsX, with translation MADKSKKYTIAFDINGNDNGIKAAVVASYQFALQNPNFEIILVGPENEILSIHVPDIKEKPRNISIINNDKIALNPENIRASLHEETSMNTAIELVRENKADAVLSSGNSGLYLALNTFKLKRLENVSRAAFMPIMPTITGRKFLMLDVGANIDTKPEYLVEWANIANVFAKIMLQIKTPRVSLINIGTEDNKGLEIIRQAHSMLKESKAINYIGFREPREILNAVCDVAVIDGYGGNLVLKSLEGAILSFKSLLKSKILASPIRKLGYLLAKNAFNDVAETLDYRNVGAAWVIGVNGVAIKSHGGSDDKAYTGALNQIKIALENNILSKVKESVKDLNE, from the coding sequence TGGCTGATAAAAGTAAAAAATATACAATAGCATTTGATATAAACGGCAATGATAATGGAATAAAAGCCGCAGTTGTCGCATCTTATCAATTTGCTTTACAAAACCCAAATTTTGAAATTATTTTAGTTGGGCCTGAAAACGAAATTTTAAGCATTCACGTCCCTGATATCAAAGAAAAACCCCGAAATATCTCAATAATTAACAACGACAAAATTGCTTTAAATCCTGAAAATATCAGGGCTTCGCTTCATGAAGAAACCTCAATGAATACAGCTATTGAATTAGTTAGAGAAAACAAGGCTGATGCTGTTTTAAGTTCAGGTAATAGTGGTTTGTATCTAGCTCTAAATACATTTAAGCTAAAAAGATTAGAAAACGTGTCAAGAGCGGCGTTTATGCCAATAATGCCCACAATAACAGGAAGAAAATTCTTAATGTTAGATGTTGGCGCCAATATAGATACTAAACCTGAATATTTAGTTGAATGGGCTAACATTGCAAACGTTTTCGCAAAAATTATGTTGCAAATTAAAACACCTCGTGTTAGTTTGATAAATATTGGTACCGAGGATAATAAAGGTTTAGAAATCATACGTCAAGCACATTCGATGTTAAAAGAATCAAAAGCAATAAATTACATCGGTTTTAGAGAACCGCGTGAAATTCTAAATGCAGTTTGTGATGTCGCAGTTATTGACGGGTATGGTGGTAATTTAGTTTTAAAAAGTCTTGAGGGAGCAATTTTAAGTTTTAAATCTTTATTAAAAAGCAAAATATTGGCTTCACCAATAAGAAAATTAGGCTACTTACTAGCAAAAAACGCATTTAATGACGTTGCAGAAACATTAGACTACAGAAATGTTGGCGCTGCTTGAGTTATTGGAGTAAATGGTGTTGCAATAAAATCACATGGTGGTAGTGATGATAAAGCATACACTGGGGCATTAAACCAAATTAAAATTGCATTAGAAAACAATATTTTAAGCAAGGTGAAAGAATCTGTAAAGGATTTAAATGAATAA
- the rnc gene encoding ribonuclease III, with the protein MNKKATEEFFAFLNRYSILPKKMSYYAVAFTHPSYAKTIKNKQLEDYQSMEFLGDSILQFLSSIYLYREYENSNPGNLSLMRTKLVSTKSLNNLSEKLNLKQFLLTGPGLMHEEILKSVKVGADIFESFIGALFLDQGLQKVNSFLQQTLFKTKIDESNLKDSKTLFQEYIQSFSRNSVIYNTTQNDSNTFHSKAIHDNNIYGEGEGKNKLEAEEQAAKNALTKLANTDE; encoded by the coding sequence ATGAATAAAAAAGCTACTGAAGAATTTTTTGCATTTTTGAATAGATATTCAATTTTACCTAAAAAAATGTCATATTATGCTGTTGCTTTTACCCACCCAAGCTATGCAAAAACCATTAAAAACAAACAACTCGAAGATTATCAAAGTATGGAATTTTTAGGAGATTCTATTCTACAGTTCTTATCTTCAATATATTTGTATAGAGAATATGAAAATAGTAACCCTGGAAATTTATCGCTAATGAGAACTAAATTAGTATCAACTAAAAGTCTAAATAATTTAAGCGAAAAATTAAACCTTAAACAATTTCTTCTAACCGGACCGGGATTAATGCACGAAGAAATTCTAAAATCAGTAAAAGTTGGAGCTGATATCTTTGAATCGTTTATAGGCGCCTTATTTTTAGACCAAGGTCTGCAAAAAGTAAATAGTTTTTTACAGCAAACATTATTTAAAACAAAAATAGATGAGTCTAATCTTAAAGACTCAAAAACATTATTCCAAGAATACATCCAATCATTTTCGAGAAATTCAGTGATTTACAATACAACTCAAAATGATTCAAACACTTTTCACTCAAAAGCTATACATGATAACAACATTTATGGCGAAGGTGAGGGGAAAAATAAATTAGAAGCAGAAGAGCAAGCTGCTAAAAACGCATTAACAAAACTTGCTAACACTGATGAATAA